The Candidatus Margulisiibacteriota bacterium genome has a segment encoding these proteins:
- a CDS encoding NAD(P)/FAD-dependent oxidoreductase — MIKKPSKIVIVGAGPVGCYLGQLLKQHGFDPLILEEHPEVGKPVQCAGIVGRGLFEDMRIPLSHRSILNIIDGSLVSYRERSFELHRPKVAYIVDRELFDKELSHKLNIEYNARLNDIKRIKDGYILETTNGEYFTEIVVGADGPNSRVRKGLAFHSEMRLYRGYQYRAKMEMAKLNQVVTDYNVPFSLFNWVIPEGENGLVRIGSISNNPYQDLNSFIERQGYKFELVEKNAGAIPIGTCQLVKEWAALVGDAACQIKPITSGGIYYGLKSAELLADAIKAGNLSQYEVRWGEEFGQEVKTCLLIRNVLENMDEKVLAKVFDYVRENAKVIEKMGDFENHSSVVWGLISNPRTYSTVGTVMMGMLKNPKFLMQSLLKYPRGK, encoded by the coding sequence ATGATAAAAAAACCATCAAAGATCGTTATTGTTGGAGCGGGGCCTGTTGGCTGCTACTTAGGGCAACTGCTCAAGCAGCATGGCTTTGATCCGCTGATCCTGGAAGAGCATCCGGAAGTAGGAAAACCGGTCCAATGCGCCGGTATTGTTGGCCGTGGACTATTTGAGGATATGCGGATCCCGCTTTCACACCGATCGATCCTGAACATCATTGATGGCTCTCTCGTTTCCTACCGGGAGAGATCATTTGAGCTGCACCGCCCCAAAGTCGCCTACATTGTTGACCGGGAACTTTTTGACAAGGAATTGAGCCATAAGCTGAATATTGAGTACAATGCCAGGCTTAACGATATTAAACGGATCAAGGATGGTTATATTCTGGAAACGACTAACGGAGAATATTTTACCGAGATCGTTGTCGGCGCCGACGGACCTAATTCCCGGGTTAGAAAAGGGCTGGCCTTCCACTCGGAAATGCGCTTGTACCGGGGCTATCAATATCGCGCCAAAATGGAGATGGCCAAGCTTAACCAGGTGGTGACCGACTATAATGTCCCATTCTCTCTGTTCAACTGGGTGATCCCTGAAGGGGAGAACGGACTGGTCAGGATCGGTTCCATTTCAAACAATCCTTATCAGGACCTGAATAGTTTTATTGAGCGCCAGGGATATAAGTTCGAACTGGTCGAGAAAAATGCCGGCGCGATCCCGATCGGGACCTGTCAGCTGGTTAAAGAATGGGCCGCCCTGGTAGGGGATGCCGCCTGCCAGATCAAGCCGATCACTTCCGGCGGCATCTATTACGGACTGAAGTCGGCCGAATTGCTGGCTGATGCCATTAAAGCGGGAAATCTTTCTCAGTACGAGGTCCGCTGGGGAGAAGAATTTGGCCAGGAGGTCAAGACCTGCCTTTTGATCAGGAACGTCCTGGAGAATATGGACGAAAAGGTGCTGGCCAAGGTCTTTGACTATGTCCGGGAAAATGCCAAAGTCATTGAGAAAATGGGAGATTTTGAGAACCATTCCTCGGTTGTTTGGGGGCTGATCTCCAACCCGAGGACCTATTCGACGGTTGGGACGGTCATGATGGGGATGCTCAAGAACCCGAAATTCCTGATGCAGTCGCTTTTAAAATATCCGCGGGGCAAATGA
- a CDS encoding YdcF family protein, whose translation MIKKISSVLIVLAVVGVGLYLAHPLILPGLADFLIVKDQIEKADMIIVLAGDYNGERVRQAAQLYNRGYAPVILMSGGPVAWKLTYAANMKYEAIALGVPAKAILLQDKSLSTIEDARFSLPIVQEKKAFSVIVVTSPQHSRRAARVFRKIFEPEKIKVMLYPVGNSSFNPDKWWTKHEESSAILWEYGSLVFYFMKGY comes from the coding sequence ATGATCAAGAAAATATCAAGTGTTTTGATTGTACTGGCTGTGGTGGGGGTTGGTCTATACCTGGCTCACCCCCTGATCCTTCCCGGCCTGGCTGATTTTTTAATAGTTAAAGATCAAATAGAGAAAGCCGATATGATCATTGTTTTGGCGGGCGATTATAACGGCGAAAGAGTAAGACAGGCGGCCCAGCTTTATAACCGGGGATACGCGCCGGTTATTTTGATGTCGGGAGGACCGGTCGCCTGGAAGCTGACTTACGCCGCTAACATGAAGTACGAAGCGATCGCCCTTGGTGTTCCGGCCAAAGCGATATTACTTCAGGACAAGTCGCTCTCAACGATCGAAGATGCCCGGTTCAGCTTGCCGATCGTTCAGGAGAAAAAGGCTTTTTCGGTAATTGTAGTCACTTCACCGCAGCATTCCAGGCGGGCGGCCAGGGTCTTTCGCAAAATATTTGAGCCGGAAAAGATCAAGGTCATGCTTTATCCGGTTGGCAACAGCAGTTTTAATCCCGATAAATGGTGGACAAAGCATGAAGAGAGTTCGGCGATCCTTTGGGAATATGGCTCGTTAGTCTTTTATTTTATGAAGGGGTACTGA
- the ispF gene encoding 2-C-methyl-D-erythritol 2,4-cyclodiphosphate synthase: MKVGFGYDVHKLVKGRPLIIGGVEIPHEKGLLGWSDADVLLHAIIDAMIGALGEGDIGAHFPAGNPEYKGISSLKLLEFVNELLRSRGYSIANIDSTIVAEEPYFAPHIPEMRKVIAGKLDIPESAVNVKGKTEEKLGFTGSKKGIKAYAVCLVHKEIK, translated from the coding sequence ATGAAAGTTGGTTTTGGTTACGATGTCCATAAGCTGGTCAAAGGGCGGCCGCTGATCATTGGCGGCGTGGAGATCCCTCATGAGAAGGGGCTTCTTGGCTGGTCGGATGCTGATGTCCTCCTGCATGCCATTATTGACGCGATGATCGGGGCGCTGGGGGAAGGGGATATTGGGGCGCACTTCCCGGCAGGCAATCCGGAGTACAAGGGGATCTCCAGCCTGAAATTACTGGAGTTTGTCAATGAGCTTCTGCGGAGCCGAGGCTATTCGATCGCCAATATCGATTCGACGATCGTGGCGGAAGAGCCTTATTTCGCTCCCCATATCCCGGAAATGCGCAAGGTGATCGCCGGGAAGTTGGATATTCCCGAATCGGCGGTCAATGTCAAAGGGAAGACCGAAGAGAAGCTTGGTTTCACCGGATCAAAAAAGGGGATCAAAGCGTACGCGGTTTGTTTGGTGCATAAGGAAATAAAATAG
- a CDS encoding pyridoxine 5'-phosphate synthase: protein MVKLGVNIDHIATLREARKESFPDPLSAAKEALSGGADGIVCHLREDRRHIQERDILGLKKMKVRLDLEMAPTAAMLAFALKIKPEMVTLVPEKRLEITTEGGLDLLASRTKLAKMVQRLKKAGIVVSLFIDPDIGQIKAAAELGADFIELHTGCFARASYVKGKSGTTQKELAKLKRAAQLTLSLGLRVNAGHGLDYHNAAAIAKIKGVEELNIGFSIIARGLSVGIRTATAEMRRIIK, encoded by the coding sequence ATAGTGAAACTTGGGGTAAATATTGATCACATAGCGACTCTGCGAGAGGCTCGAAAAGAGTCTTTTCCCGACCCCTTGTCGGCGGCTAAAGAGGCGCTATCCGGTGGGGCGGACGGAATAGTTTGCCATTTGCGTGAGGACCGGCGTCATATCCAGGAGAGGGATATTCTCGGCTTGAAAAAGATGAAGGTCAGGCTCGACCTGGAAATGGCTCCCACTGCGGCGATGCTCGCTTTTGCCCTGAAGATCAAGCCGGAAATGGTTACCCTGGTCCCCGAGAAGCGCCTGGAGATCACGACCGAAGGGGGGCTTGACCTGCTAGCGTCAAGAACGAAGCTTGCGAAGATGGTCCAAAGGTTAAAGAAGGCCGGGATCGTTGTGAGCCTGTTTATCGATCCGGATATAGGACAGATCAAAGCGGCGGCTGAACTGGGGGCCGATTTTATTGAGCTTCATACCGGCTGTTTTGCCAGGGCGTCGTATGTCAAAGGGAAAAGCGGCACCACCCAGAAGGAATTGGCAAAACTGAAGAGAGCGGCTCAACTAACCCTATCACTTGGACTGAGGGTTAATGCCGGACACGGGCTTGATTATCACAATGCCGCTGCGATAGCGAAGATCAAAGGGGTAGAAGAATTAAACATCGGGTTTTCGATCATTGCCAGAGGGCTGTCTGTCGGGATAAGAACGGCCACGGCAGAAATGAGGAGGATTATCAAGTGA